Proteins from a single region of Gasterosteus aculeatus chromosome 20, fGasAcu3.hap1.1, whole genome shotgun sequence:
- the cacng8b gene encoding voltage-dependent calcium channel gamma-4 subunit isoform X3, whose translation MLPGRATCGNIRAVAKRPACRTSVRPSLRLCLFIPSLPSFSQSIHQLQWFAVIIVRASLRFVCLSTCKTLAGVKRGVCSQINHFPEDADFDHDGAEYVLRVVRASNIFPILSAILLLMGGLCIAASRFYKSKRNIILGAGILFVAAGLSNIIGVIVYISAALGDISPKKDEDKKWQYSYGWSFYFGGLSFIMAEMVGVLAVNIYIEKNKELRCRSRTDIFKSTTHAMLRLPSYRFRRRSRSSSRSTDPSRSRDPSPVGGGGGKNFGLPPSALLSQGPISVSTLPNPHSRSHTALAGGDISLYTLSRDPKLGGLPPMYGTVDRATLYQLHNCFPKDGGGGGVMMSGTLPSLKSHNPSNSSNSNAPMPNSVGSGPPAFTSSTADRERGMGTLDRLKGDRESNSNTLNRKTTPV comes from the exons TTCCATCTTTCTCACAATCCATCCATCAGCTACAGTGGTTTGCTGTCATCATCGTGCGTGCATCCCTCCGTTTCGTCTGTCTGTCTACGTGCAAGACCCTGGCGG GAGTAAAGAGAGGAGTGTGTTCTCAGATCAACCACTTCCCAGAAGATGCCGACTTTGACCATGATGGGGCAGAGTACGTTCTAC GGGTAGTTAGGGCTTCCAACATCTTCCCGATCCTCAGTGCCATCCTGCTGCTGATGGGAGGGCTCTGCATCGCTGCCAGCCGTTTCTATAAGAGCAAAAGGAACATCATCTTGGGGGCTGGAATTCTCTTTGTGGCTGCAG GACTGAGTAACATCATTGGTGTGATTGTGTACATCTCGGCCGCACTGGGGGACATCTCCCctaagaaggacgaggacaagaAGTGGCAGTACTCCTACGGTTGGTCCTTTTACTTCGGGGGTCTCTCCTTCATCATGGCCGAGATGGTGGGGGTGCTGGCCGTCAACATCTACATCGAGAAGAACAAGGAGCTGCGCTGCCGCTCGCGCACCGACATTTTCAAGAGCACCACCCACGCCATGCTCCGCCTGCCCAGCTACCGCTTCCGCCGCCGCTCCCGCTCTTCGTCCCGCTCCACCGACCCCTCCCGCTCCCGAGACCCCTCACCCGtagggggaggcgggggcaaGAACTTTGGCCTGCCCCCCTCTGCACTACTCTCCCAGGGCCCCATTTCAGTATCCACCTTACCGAACCCCCACTCCCGCTCCCACACGGCCCTGGCCGGAGGCGACATCTCTCTCTACACGCTGTCCCGTGACCCCAAACTGGGGGGTTTGCCGCCCATGTACGGAACGGTGGACAGGGCCACGCTTTACCAGCTCCACAACTGCTTTCCGAAggacggaggcggaggcgggGTGATGATGAGTGGTACGCTTCCATCGCTTAAGTCCCACAACCCTTCCAACTCTTCCAACTCCAACGCGCCGATGCCCAACTCGGTGGGCTCCGGCCCCCCGGCCTTCACCTCGTCCACAGCAGACCGGGAGCGAGGGATGGGGACTCTGGACAGGCTGAAGGGGGACAGGGAGAGCAACTCGAACACCCTCAATAGGAAGACAACGCCTGTGTAG
- the cacng6b gene encoding voltage-dependent calcium channel gamma-6 subunit produces the protein MWSNYFVQPDDDGRIGVAGVAQGGGLGGMKGGRVQRRSQKISDSLEGKIKLAFFVAIVGVTLTVLGVGTEFWVELAQSKNFSGNQTCQMAHYGLWKGCIHTLWVADIDPERTSCGPAELPGETNCTYFKFFTSGENAVIFKKTTDRKLNLAAAVLALLSLTMMVMGSICIAMSLNKGVLFFLKPASFCFILSGVLVLLSILIFHQSVLSLLSTDHSVPLHHELSWSVACVGSAGAILIFGGFLFIILSLPFSPWQKCWPHKNNTT, from the exons ATGTGGTCAAACTACTTCGTACAGCCGGACGACGACGGTCGCATCGGCGTGGCAGGGGTTGCACAAGGTGGGGGTTTGGGTGGGATGAAAGGCGGGAGGGTACAGCGGAGGAGCCAAAAGATAAGCGACAGCCTGGAGGGAAAGATCAAGCTGGCCTTCTTTGTGGCCATCGTTGGAGTGACCCTGACGGTGCTGGGCGTGGGGACAGAGTTTTGGGTGGAGCTGGCCCAATCAAAGAACTTCAGCGGAAACCAGACCTGCCAGATGGCCCATTACGGCCTGTGGAAGGGCTGCATCCACACCCTGTGGGTGGCCGACATAGACCCAGAGAGGACGAGCTGTGGCCCCGCTGAACTACCCGGAG AAACCAACTGCACCTACTTCAAGTTCTTCACCTCTGGGGAGAATGCAGTCATATTCAAGAAGACAACTGACAGGA AGCTGAATCTAGCAGCAGCCGTCTTGGCCCTGCTGAGTTTGACCATGATGGTGATGGGCTCCATCTGCATCGCCATGTCCCTCAACAAAGGAGTCCTCTTCTTTCTCAAGCCGGCCTCCTTCTGTTTCATCCTATCAG GTGTTCTGGTCCTTCTCTCGATCCTGATATTCCACCAGTCTGTGCTGTCCTTGCTGTCCACTGACCACTCTGTACCGCTGCACCACGAGCTGTCATGGTCCGTGGCCTGCGTGGGCTCAGCGGGAGCCATCCTCATTTTCGGAGGTTTCCTCTTCATAATCCTCTCCCTTCCTTTCAGCCCCTGGCAAAAATGTTGGCCTCACAAGAACAACACCACCTAG